Part of the Xanthomonas sp. SI genome is shown below.
CAGCGCACTGGCGATCGCCTCAGGCGCTACGCCCAGCTGCCAGCCGATGGCGGCGGCGGCCAGCGCGTTGAGCACGTTGTGCCGGCCGGGCAAGGCCAGCGTCACCGGCGTGCTGCTGCCTTCTGGCAGGCGCAGGGTGAAGCGCATGCGCGGGCCGTCCTGGACCACGTCCTCGGCGCGCACGTCGGCGTTCTCGCTGAAGCCGTAGCTCATCACGTGACGCGGGGTCTTGGCGGCCAGCGCGGCCACTTCCGGATCGTCGATGCACAGCACGGCCAGGCCGTAGAACGGCAGGCGCTGCAGGAATTCGGCGAACGCGGCCTGCACCCGGGCGAAATCGTTGCCGTAGTTCTCCAGGTGATCGGCGTCGATGTTGGTGATCACCGAGATCAGCGGATTCAGGCGCAGGAAGCTGCCATCGCTCTCGTCGGCCTCGGCCACCAGCCACTGGCCGCCGCCGAGCTTGGCGTTGGCGCCGGCGGCGAGCAGCTGCCCGCCGATGACGAAGGTCGGGTCCAGCCCGCCTTCGCTGAGCACCGCCGCGGCCAGGCTGGTGGTGGTGGTCTTGCCGTGCGTGCCGGCCACCGCGATGCCGCGGCGGAAGCGCATCAGCTCGGCCAGCATCGCCGCGCGCGGCATGATCGGGATGCGCTGGCTGCGCGCCTCCATCAGTTCCGGGTTGTCGTCGCGGATCGCGCTGGATACGACCACGCAGTCGGTGCCGAGCACGTTGGCCGCCGAATGCCCGCGCATCACCCGCGCACCGAGCGTGACCAGGCGCCGGGTCGCCGCGTTGTCGGCGTTGTCCGACCCAGACACTTCGTAGCCCAGGGTCAGCATGACCTCGGCGATGCCGCTCATGCCGGTGCCGCCGATGCCGACGAAGTGCACGCGCGGAAACGCGCGGACCAGGTCGCCGGTGTCGTGGAGGCGGCGGATCACAGGGCACCTCCGGCGGAGGTGCCGGGATTGGGGATTGGGGATTGGGGATTGGTGGCGTCGCCGGTGGCCTGTTGCCGCGGCGCCTCGCCCTGTACGGATGTCTGCATGGTGTCCTGCTTGTGCTCCTGCTCTTTACGAATCCCCAATCCCGAATCCCGACTCCCGGCCTCTTCCAGAATGATGTCCGCGATCCGCTCGGCCGCATCCGGCTTGGCCAGGCTGCGCGCGGCATCGGCCATGGACAGGCGGCGTGCAGGGTTGCCGAGCAGGTCGCGCAGCACGCCCTGCAGGTTGGTCGCCAGGGCGTCGTCCTGCTTCAGCAGCACGGCGGCGCCGCGTTCGACCAGGTACTCGGCGTTGCGGGTCTGGTGGTCGTCGACCGCGGCGGCGAACGGCACCAGCACGCTGCCGATGCCGACCGCGCACAGTTCGGCCAGGGTCGAGGCGCCGGCGCGGCACACGATCAGGTCGGCCCAGGCGTAGGCGGCGGCCATGTCGCCGATGAAGGCTTCGACGCTGGCGGCGACGCCGGCGTCGGCATAGGCCTGGGCCGCTTCGTCGCGCAGTTTCTCGCCGCACTGGTGGCGCACTTCGACCTGCGCGCCGAGCGCGGCCAGCGCGCGCGGCAGCGCCTGGTTCAGCGCGCGCGCGCCCTGGCTGCCGCCGAGCACCAGCAGGCGCACCGCGCCGTCGCGTGCGGCGAAGCGTTGCGCCGGCGGCGCCAGCGCGGCGATCTCGGCGCGCACCGGATTGCCCACCGCTTCCTCGCGCGCGGCGAAGCTGCCCGGAAACCCGGTCAGCACGCGACGCGCGACGCGCGACAGCACCTTGTTGGTCAGGCCCGGGGCGCGGTTCTGTTCGTGCACCAGCAGCGGCAGTTTCATCAGGCGTGCGGCGATGCCGCCGGGGCCGGCGGCGAAGCCGCCGAAGCTGACCACCGCGCGCGGCATGCGCCGGCGCAACACGAAACCGGCGGCGCGGATCGCGCGCATGACCCGCAGCGGCGCGCCGAACAGCGCCAGCGCGCCCTTGCCGCGCAGCCCGCCAATCTCGATGGTGTCGATCTCGATGCCGTGCTGCGGCACCAGTTGCGTTTCCATGCGCCCGGCCGCGCCCAGCCACACCACCGGCACGCCGCGCGCGCGCAGCACCTTGGCCACCGCCAGCGCCGGGAAGATGTGCCCGCCGGTGCCACCGGCGAGGATCATCACCGGGCGCGACGCAGCGTCGGTCACGACGGTGCTGGTCATCGGCACGGACACGCTCATCCCAGCCTCCCGAAGGTCGGCTCGACCCGCGGCTGCATGCGGCTGGTGCCGCGCGCCGGGGTGCCGGCCTGGATCGCCGCGGCCACCGCGCTGGCGCTGGCCTCGCGTGCGGCCTGCAGGTCCTCGGCACTGTCCACGGTCTGCCTGACCGGCGCCGCATCGCTGCGCACCTTCGCCACCTGACGTTCGGCGCGATCGAGTTCGTAGGACACGCGCAGCAGCAGGCCCATCGCCACGCAGGTCATCAGTACGCTGGAACCGCCGGCGGAGATCAGCGGCAGCGTCAGGCCCTTGGTCGGCAGGATGCCCAGATTCACGCCGACCGAGACGAAGCTCTGCAGGCTGATCCACAGGCCGATGCCGAAGGCGATGTAGCCGGAGAAGTGGCGCTTCATTTCCACGCAGCGCATGCCCAGCCAGAACGCGCGCCCGACCAGCAGCGCGTACAGCGCGATGATCAGGCACACGCCGGTGAAGCCCAGCTCCTCGGCGATCACCGAGAAGATGAAATCGGTGTGCGCTTCGGGCAGGTAGTTGAGCTTCTGCACCGAGCCGCCCAGGCCGACCCCGAACAGTTCGCCGCGGCCCACCGCCATCAGCGCGTTGGACAGCTGGTAGCCGGAGCCGAGCTGGTCGGCCCACGGGTCCAGGAACGAGGTGATGCGGCGCAGGCGGTACGGTTCCAGGATCGCGATGAAGGCGAACACCGGCAGGCCGATCACGATCGGCATCGACATGCGCGGCAGGTTGACCCCGCCCAGCACCAGCATGCCGGCGGTGATCGCCAGCAGCAGCGTGGAGGAACCGAAGTCCGGCTGCATCAGCAGCAGGCCGACCAGCGCCACCGCCACGCCCAGCGGCTTGAGCATCGCCGGCCAGGTGGCGTTGACCTCGTCGCGGAAGCGCACCAGGTAGCTGGACAGCCACACGATGTACAGCACCTTGACCGCTTCCACGGTCTGGAACTTGGAGATGCCCAGGTTGATCCAGCGCCGCGCGCCGTTGACGCTGCTGCCCAGGCCGGGCACGAACACCACGATCAGCAGGCCGAAGCAGGCCAGCAGCAGCAGCTGGTTGTACTGCTCGATGTTCTTCAGCTCGGTACGCATCGTCCAGATCGCCAGGCCGATGCCGCCGGCCAGGAACAGCAGATGCCGGGTCAGGTAGTAGAACGGGCTGACGGTCAGCTCGATCGAGCTGGAACCGACCATCACCACGCCCAGCGAGGCCAGCGCCACCACGGCGCCGAGCAGCCACGGGTCGTAGCGGCCGCCGATGGCCTCGAGTCGGGTTGCCTGGCGCGCGGGGTCGTTCATCAGCGCACCTTCAACGTGGCCAGGCCGACCAGCACCAGCACCACCGAGATGATCCAGAAGCGCACGATCACCCGCGGCTCGGGCCAGCCCTTCAGCTCGAAGTGGTGGTGGATCGGCGCCATGCGGAACACGCGCTTGCCGGTGAGCTTGAACGAGGCGACCTGGATCATCACCGACAGCGTCTCGACCACGAACACGCCGCCCATGATCACCAGCACCAGTTCCTGGCGCACGATCACCGCGATGGTGCCGAGCACCGCGCCCAGCGCCAGCGCGCCGATGTCGCCCATGAACACCATCGCCGGGTAGGTGTTGAACCACAGGAAGCCCAGCCCCGCGCCGGCGATCGCCGCGCAGATGATGATCAGCTCGCCGGCACCGGGGATCGAGGGAATCTTCAGATAGGCGGAGAACACCGCGTTGCCCGAGGCGTAGGCGAACACGCCCAGCGCGCAGGCCACCAGCACGGTCGGCATGATCGCCAGCCCATCCAGGCCGTCGGTCAGGTTGACCGCGTTGGAGAAGCCGACGATCCAGAAGTAGGCGATGGCGACGAAGCTGATCCCGGCCAGCGGCAGCGCGATCGACTTGAACATCGGAATGTAGAAGGTGATCGCGGCCGGCACGTCGGCGGTGT
Proteins encoded:
- the murC gene encoding UDP-N-acetylmuramate--L-alanine ligase, producing MIRRLHDTGDLVRAFPRVHFVGIGGTGMSGIAEVMLTLGYEVSGSDNADNAATRRLVTLGARVMRGHSAANVLGTDCVVVSSAIRDDNPELMEARSQRIPIMPRAAMLAELMRFRRGIAVAGTHGKTTTTSLAAAVLSEGGLDPTFVIGGQLLAAGANAKLGGGQWLVAEADESDGSFLRLNPLISVITNIDADHLENYGNDFARVQAAFAEFLQRLPFYGLAVLCIDDPEVAALAAKTPRHVMSYGFSENADVRAEDVVQDGPRMRFTLRLPEGSSTPVTLALPGRHNVLNALAAAAIGWQLGVAPEAIASALQSFAGIGRRFNDLGEVTTAAGARVRLVDDYGHHPRELAAVFAAARGGWPDKRLVVAFQPHRYSRTRDQFDAFAAVLSEVDALVLSEVYPAGEAPIPGADARSLARAIRARGRSEPVVVGQVAELSEVLPDVLQDGDLLLMMGAGDIGYVAQHIAQDGFVSGAKP
- the ftsW gene encoding putative lipid II flippase FtsW, which produces MNDPARQATRLEAIGGRYDPWLLGAVVALASLGVVMVGSSSIELTVSPFYYLTRHLLFLAGGIGLAIWTMRTELKNIEQYNQLLLLACFGLLIVVFVPGLGSSVNGARRWINLGISKFQTVEAVKVLYIVWLSSYLVRFRDEVNATWPAMLKPLGVAVALVGLLLMQPDFGSSTLLLAITAGMLVLGGVNLPRMSMPIVIGLPVFAFIAILEPYRLRRITSFLDPWADQLGSGYQLSNALMAVGRGELFGVGLGGSVQKLNYLPEAHTDFIFSVIAEELGFTGVCLIIALYALLVGRAFWLGMRCVEMKRHFSGYIAFGIGLWISLQSFVSVGVNLGILPTKGLTLPLISAGGSSVLMTCVAMGLLLRVSYELDRAERQVAKVRSDAAPVRQTVDSAEDLQAAREASASAVAAAIQAGTPARGTSRMQPRVEPTFGRLG
- the mraY gene encoding phospho-N-acetylmuramoyl-pentapeptide-transferase, whose amino-acid sequence is MLLELSRWLQQLESLFGLFGYLTFRGILAALTSLFLSLWLGPAVIRKLAQFKGGQPIRQDGPQSHFSKAGTPTMGGSMILLTVLLSVLLWGDLRNRYVWLVLAVMLAFGVIGWYDDWIKIVRRDPNGLKSRWKYLLQSIFGLAAGLFLYYTADVPAAITFYIPMFKSIALPLAGISFVAIAYFWIVGFSNAVNLTDGLDGLAIMPTVLVACALGVFAYASGNAVFSAYLKIPSIPGAGELIIICAAIAGAGLGFLWFNTYPAMVFMGDIGALALGAVLGTIAVIVRQELVLVIMGGVFVVETLSVMIQVASFKLTGKRVFRMAPIHHHFELKGWPEPRVIVRFWIISVVLVLVGLATLKVR